In the genome of Clostridiales bacterium, one region contains:
- a CDS encoding DUF2179 domain-containing protein, which translates to AKGMHTNKERNLLVCLVRKRQVSAMRKLLKEYAPDSFTYISQATEVIGEGFTS; encoded by the coding sequence AGCTAAGGGCATGCACACCAATAAGGAACGCAATTTGCTTGTCTGCTTAGTTAGAAAAAGACAGGTGTCCGCCATGAGAAAACTTTTGAAAGAATACGCGCCCGATTCGTTTACTTACATCTCCCAAGCGACCGAAGTCATCGGCGAAGGATTTACTTCA